GTGATACAGAAACCCTGAGGTAGGTCAGGATAATGTCAACAATTATGTCAGAACATGCTGATATCTCCATCAAAAAAATCAGTTATGGTACAAATATATCAGAGTTCTTGTTACCTGCTATTTCTGCTAACTGGGCTTTAGGAGTTATGTTGTTTTTGTACTCAGTGCAAACTGAGATTAACCAAATCAATTCATGAGCTAAAAGGGTTGAACAGTGAGGAAAGTCTGTACAGACTGGGCTTGTGTACCTTTGAGTTTAGAAGTTCAACGAACAAGTCAATTAAAAAAACTGAAAGAGAGTTGGAGGGAAATTATTTCCTAGTGTTATTCAAAACAAAGGACTGGGGCATAAAATTGACTTGGCTGCTTGAACATGAAGTTGGAAAAGATTCCTTCAAAGAAGAAAATGGAATAAGAAGAAAAGCCAATTAATGACTTAAAAActggttgattttttttaataggcAGAGTATCAAATGCTACAGAGTTTGAAAAGCAGATAACTTAAACAAAAATGCACATTAATCATGTTCTAATTGAATTGCAGAAATCATACAAGGGATTGAAAGGTCCACCTCTGTTCCCATAATTCACTCACCTTTGTCAATCTTGTCAAATATTAATTTGCCATACATGTATTTGACTGGCATGATCATTATGTGCACATGTGGGCCATACTTGATATCCAATTTACTTGTTATTTAGTTTCTGACTCCCAGTAAGGCATGTCATCAAAATTACCATTTTACGGAATCTATTTACCTCAAAATACTTTAGCATATAATGCTATAAATAACTTTCATTTTAtttcatgattttttaaaaaattttgttCTTAAGCAATGTTATTAATCTTCCACAGAATTAATTTCTACAGTCAATTTAAATAATTCAAAATGATAATCACAAGTTCTTTAACATCTGCTATTTTTAGTAGTAGGTAAAATAATATTTGTGAATGAATTTAATACAGCTATCAGATAATAAGATCAAtacttttgtttttatttgatgttttgttttatttgagCTGTCCAATTGAACTTCTATTATCCTTGTTTCAGGTTCATATTTCACATGATTAAGATATTGAGAGTTTAAAATGATGCACAAGTTGTCTTTGGTGATTGATTTCCCTTAATACTCTCAAACTGATGCAATATTATTTGTATTTTCATAAATGGAGTTAATGATGCTTTTTATTTATCTTTCATCAGTTATCAGTTTCCCATATTCTGAACTGAACAAACTTCCATAAAAATGCAGGGTTGATTTATTAAATCAATTACATGACAAAGACAAGTTATTGAGCAGATCTGATACTTTATATTTTTATAAGTTTGGGCAGTCAATCATCTACTAACAGATGTTCTTTAAGCATCTGTCAGTAGCAAGGACCCTAGGGTTTTCTGCTGGACATCTTACTTCAGAAGTCAATACCCTGCCATTTGTATGTCATCATCACCGAGCAGGTGTTTGATCATTTGAATTACTGATAAGACATCCTTTGGGATTTATATATTGACATCATTGTGTCACCAGTCAATATTTTGATGGACATGTGTAAGTCAATAATCAGACAACAGGTGCAGTTAGCTAACCTGTCAATAGCCCTAGAGAATTTTGCAGCTGGCTTTAAGGTAATAGGCAGTGACTAATGTTTTGGAAACACAAAAAGGTGAATAGATAATGTTTCCTAAATGGAAATGATTCACAAAGTGTAATGTTTGGAGGGCTGACAGAGCTGATACCCAGTTGTTTATTCAATGGATATGAAAGTTGGGAAAGTAGAATTTTCTGAATTTAACTAAGGATTGCCAACTTTTTTTTAAGTCTCTAAAGGAAAGAAACATTTGGTAGAAAATGAAGTATGAATAACTATTATTGAAACTAATTCACTCTGGGATGGTGCAGTATGACATGGTCCAATATTAAGTAGAGTGAAAGTAGCCACTGACCAGCATTTCTCTTAGCACCTTTTCTTGATGAGAATAACTAAGCACTATGACAACACCTAGAAGGGTGAGACAGAAGAATGATGTTCCATATCATGATTTGACAATTTTGCCATCCAGACCCAATGAGCTGAAAATAAACGCTTTACTACTGAAAGATATGGGTTTGCTATGCAATTACTATGCCACTTTTTGACTGAGACTTTGACAGTAAAGCAATACAAAAGTGAATAAATCTAAGCTGAAAGCCAATGTGAGTCTGGAATCCAGTGGAATTAAATGGTGAGAGATCCCTCGGTTATTTGGTGGAGCATTCTCCTAATTTGATACATCTGATCTCTCTGTCCAGTGTGGTATGAAACTAGATTTCAAGAATGCTCTGTGAAaggcacacatgcacagatgTCTCTCTGTGTGAGTTGGGGGCAATTCAAAACCTATCATTTGTATTCTGTTACTATCATCTCCCAATTTGAGACATCAAAAATAATTAATTGGCAGTAAAATGGCCTGTAATCAGCACAAAGAGacaaattctttctttctttaacaGTAGCCACTAACAAAAGAAACATGAatctaaagatgaaatagtgattACTACTGTCTCACTgctgcacagtaactgaaatgctcccgcacATATTCACACATAGCCTTTACGGCATGTAGCTGGAATTAGATGCAGCTAGAAAAAGTTTATGAAACgtaaaagattttctttgttgtatcgATTTCATtttacccttcaattaataaataaaatgggATTTTAAGTtgtcattctaaatattcatagtatacatattacaaaataaaacatttttcaggccatgtaaTTCCTACTCAGAGAAATGGCTGGTCCCTGCAACTGTAAAAAAAATAGAGGGAGCATTGGTGATTACACTCAAATGTTTTGGTGAATAAGCAACACAACTAGCCACAAAGCATCCTCTCACCTTTTTCAGATGCAGCCTTTTTTCTAATATATTTGTTGATATAAAAGGAGATGCCCATAATTTTGAAACTCTTCAAATTCTATTGGTCCTTTgaagttatttgaaatattgcAAGGCCCATGTGCTTTGCACACCCACCACACTCACCGTTTTTATGTTACTTTAAACAAGACTGTTGCCTTTGTGCTAGAAATGGTCCGCTTTGCATTTAGCTCATACTTGTTACTGGGTGGAAGTGCTTGAGCTTCATAACTCAGGCAGAAGACAAAGGACTTTAACTGATCATTTTGGTTTCCATTGGCAATAATGGTCAGGCGTACAAAAGTGTTGTTTTAACTTGATGAATTAGGCAGTCTTTTTGGAATATGTATCTATAGTTACACATATTCAGACAATATCAAATTGAATGAGAAGTGAAAACCATAGCAACATGTTGGGCACAATCTTTGCATGAAGAGATGAAAATATTTTTCAAGGTAGTTGCTTTTTTTCTGATCTGTATGGGCTCCATTCAACAAAAAAAGCTAAATTTGTCCTAATTTTCCTTTAATATTATCTGGGTTGCAATGACCTCATTGTTTTATGTATTTCAACAGGTCAAAAATTGAAAGTTATTCAATATTCTGTATTAAAACACTCCTTTAAAATCCAATCCAGTTTGCATATGCATTTTAAATAACATGTTGAATCTTTTTTCAATGAAATATTGTGAATGAACAGTATTTATATTTTTTAGCAGTCTATGTGGCTTATTTAAATTAACACATAACGTCTAGTTAAAATCCAGGACAAATGGGACATACTTTATCCAAATGATTCCATTTTGTTGTTAATGAAAAGTTGATCAGGGTTAGTTTTAAATAAGATTTTAAAGACACAAGAAGGCGGGGAAGATATGTGGTTAAACTGGGGAAAAAAAGACAACATAGGAAATGTTGCTTTCTTGGGTTACTTGATGAATGTTGTGTTTCATTAATCGttctctttgattttttttagatCGGATGTTAAACTGTCTCTGAAGTAAGCAGAAACCTTAAGTTACATTTCTGACAAAATGTTAAAGCGAACGGTCCAAAAATTTACAATCAGagcaaaaacattcaataaaagtCACGATGGGCAGTGATTTTTTCTAATCATCTGAGGTACTTGTAGATCATTGCATGATGTTTCTTGGGAATATCACTGAACCGGGATGCACATGTACACCTTGGGCCAAGTGATGGCGCGTAGATCACTCGGATTACTAAAGAAAAGTTAATTTGAGTGTAGTATcaactaatttttttttaagtaaaCGCTGCACCTTCTCATTTTATGCACCGTTGTTCGTGTAGTCATTCACAGCCCAACCGCAGGCTTTGGTTCTCCGCTTGTGTGCATATGTTCTTTGAGTATGCGGGTGTTCTCACATCCACCCCACTCCCCCACTCGTACCTACAACCTTAAGTCCTAGTTGAGATGGCTTGTCGGTTTTGATTTTAGTGTAAAGCCAAATCCAGCTTACTGCTAGGACTTCTCCAAACAGATTTAGGCACAAAGTTGAGCCGATCGATCTGTTTCCAGGAAGGTAATAAAGGCCAAAGATTTTTAAGGACACGCCTAAAGCTCTTTTGATTCGAGTTGGAACCAAATCTTATTCACCCGCTAAAGAAATTGTAATGTTCCCACGATCGAATCTAGGTGTGCTCTTAAGAGTCCGCATGTTCACTTTAGTAGGCCGAATGTGATCGATTTCACATTACTGTTAATAATCTTGCAAACACTGGAAAATGTAAAGAATATTTTATTATAAAATGTCAACCGATTTCACAGATACTGCATAATAACTATATATCAAATGAACTGACTGTAACGTTATCCTTACATTTTACTTGTCACAGGGGTTACAATGTCGAGTATTTAAACCCAAACTAAACTTTTTGTTAACCTGTAACTGCTTTATTTAAGCTATTCGGTTATGTGATACAAACCTGCGTATAGCAAACTTGTCGATATCGATCCACTGAGTAAAGTTGACTTTTTATTTCATACTGCGCTCTGTGGCCATTTATAAATCAGGCTGAAGTCTCTGGGGAGCGACTGGGTCATGAAAGATCATTGCGGTCCTTGGTTAAGAACCATTAGTTCGTTGTAGCCCGGAGTTTCGGCATGAAGTGACTCATTCGGGTGTCCCCTTTGGGACACTTTGCTGGTTGGTATGAATTATTTGTAGGTTTCTCTCACGATTAAAATTAGCCTCGTCGTGCGTGAAGTCTGTGCAGATGGTGTCCTggcatttttgatattattgatggCACTTTTCTCTTAACGAGTACTCTCTACATTTTGTATTAGACGCGACCATGCCCATTCTCCGGACGCTGCAGGATGAGAACCCGTCGTTCAGATCACAGGCAGGCATCTCGCAGTGAGATCATTTGTGTTATAAATATCCCCGTGCCAGCAGTAGCTTTTGCATGGAAATGCCTGGCGAACACGCCACAAACCGGCGGCAGTGCGTGGAGCAAGGGATCAGCAAAATGCGGGCATTGTCCTAGCAGAGAGCACTCGGAGAAATCTACTGGAAGAATGCGCCTTCACTTCCTCCTCCTCTTTGTGAATCATGCTGTCCGCTTCGCCTCGGGCCACGTCGAGCAGGTAGTGTCCGCAGAATCACTCCAGGGCACTGCAAACCGGAGCTCTTCAGCCATGCAGAGCCGCAGGTCACTAAGGAACGTGTACCAATGGAATAGGTCTGGGCCGCGCACTGGAAGACTCTATTGTAGAGTTGGAATTGGTTTTCATTTACAGATTCAGCCTGATGGCAAAGTCAGTGGCTCGCATGAAGCCAATCTGTTCAGTAAGTGTTTGTTCTAAATAAGCTCACGTGACAATAGCAGACCCTATTACCTACAATCATAAATAACGCAATATGCTCTATGGATTGCAATTTTCTATGAGGAAATCTCATAGAAATTACGCATGTGCATCGTGTTTCACAATAACTTCTCGCTGCCAATCTCTTTGCATGATTGCTCGTATTGCAAGTAAATTGTTTCGACCACTAAAATACTGCGCGTTTTGGAGGTCACGATAGGGTGTATAAATGTAAGAGTTGATACACTTGTTTATGTAAAGTAATAGGCAGCTAAATATTTTAATCTCCACCAACTTGTTTGCCTGTATGACTTATGTATTAAATAAACGTCGACACAATTTTGTTTGTTTTAACAGTGAAAGGTTAAGGAAATATATGCAACGTACAAAGAAAGTAACTCTATTGCTATTATTCTATCTCCACCTAACTGGAAATGGTGCATGTTTGAAAAGCTATTTTTGTTATAAAGATCGATTTTGTGATTAGTAGTTCCGGGGACAGGTTGTCTGGCTCGCGATTCGCCGTGGTCATGTTAAGCCGCTAAGTATGTTGTTAACAGGTGCAGGCTAAAGGGAATTGAGTGCTTGGAGAGATTGCGTTAGAACTTGGTGTGGTCGATTTGACCAGTTAATACCTGGAAATAATACAAATcagaatttatgaacacttgAAAACGTCAAGAAGCAGAAATCATAGGACAGTCGTAATTGTTCAGAACTTTCTGCACAAGAGAGCTCTGCATTTTAAAGGCTGCGAGGCTCTGTGATCTGCAGTGTCACCATATCAAAGCCACAGTATAATCCGTGTAAGAAATAAAAAGGCAGCATGTTATACAGCGCGATTTTCGTATTTTACAAGATCAAATGGTTACAGACCTGCTAGTTGTAACGGGCTTCCCGTCATCAGTAGGTGAGCGTTGAAAAGAGCTTTAAACAGAGGAAGATTGCTGTTAGTCTTCCAGCAGCAGCCGGTAAGTAAGTTTTAGAAACCCGGCATTAAAATATCTTTCCTGTGAATATTTCACTTCCAGGTATTTTGGAAATATTCGCCGTGTCTCAGGGAATAGTGGGAATCCGTGGGATTTTTAGCAACCGTTTTTTAGCGATGAGTAAGAAAGGGAAACTCCACGCAACGGTGAGTATTAAATGAGGTCGCAACCATTTAAATTTGCACTGGGCTTGAAAATAGATTATGCCTCAAATTCCAGTGCACTGTGCGAGTGTACATGTCGGATATGAATTTTACAAACCCGTGAAATGCCTGCAGCCGCTCTCTTTTAAATGAGTTGCTTAAAATGAAACTTAGGTTATGTCGAGAAACTGACTGAACACCCGCAGCTGAGAAGGATCTCTTTGATGCCCATTACTTCCACAAAGTTTCGTGCAGACCATGATAAATCAAACGTAAGAACTAAATTGAGAATATCTCTGCTGACCGCTCCCAAATCATTCCCTGGTTACTGTTGTATTCCATATTGTTATATATTACTCTGTTGTAAGACCAAGATCTGATGTTAAAGATGCACGAAAGCTTCTGAAAGCATGAACTTCCCCCAGTGCTTCCACACCAACTGTTAAGTTTTCTTTCTGGTACTGTGATCAACTCGATGCTAAAGCTCAAATCTAATTCGTTAAAGACTGACTAGTTTTCTCCATACGTAGGAGAAGCAGAGAGATTCGGTCACTGTAGAAACAGAGAAAAATATCTGATTGCATTAGGCATCAGGAAATATTCAGTTTGAAAGCAAAGCTTGCATATATAAAATCCTCTCGAACAAGCTTGCAGTTAAATTCTATTTAAATCGTGAAATTGTCCTGCCACCGCACTACCGTCTTTCAAAATATTACCAAGTAATTTCAACAATTCTTTGTCCACATTGCATTTTAATCTCAACTGTGTTGAAAGGCACTGGATGAAATTGTATTGTACATTCACAGATCTGATGGGTCGCTTCCGAGTTATACAACATAAATAGGATTTGTTGTACATATTTTACCAACTTTTTTCCATTGCCGCGCGTAGATTAAGCCTTGAATTTAAATTACGAGAGATTTATTTTCATATAGCTTTGGGTCACTTTGCAGAGTGTTATCTAGATAATAATCCAATGTATTTACTAGTTTGTACAACATTGTCAGGGCTCCTAACGAAATTAAACCATTCGAATCTGTCGCGGATTCTAAGCATGCAACTTGACATTTGACctaaattgccttctgttggtgctACTAATGCAATCAATAGTAAATGACTCGCGACTGCTTACTGGTCATGCTTGGGTGAAGTTTTGTGATTGCTTAATAAGTTTTGCAAGAACAGTGTTAATGTTTCGCCCGTCAGTCATCCTGGGTCTTTGTAGAACTCAATCGGCCCACTTTCAGCTGAAACGAGATAAAAGTCAATGATACAACTAATTCTGCAATCCCGCTAAACCGATTCGCATATGAAGTTGTAACGCTGCTCCAGTTCTTCGCTCCCTTATCTTGACTGGTCGTCTGACATGtccctttttttttgcaaaatacAGATGGCAACGTAATTAAATCGGTAAGTGGGTTCCTGGGATATTGTATTCCAGCATTTACGTGTCCTAGCAATTATCAACCGCCACAGAGAAGAGATTTTCTTTTAATTCCTCTGGAGGATTTGGCACATTTTGAAACGCTGTAATATTCACTCTGCATTAATTGCATTTTTGACTGCCTCGGGCGTGGAAATGGAACGTATCACGGAATAATAATTTCATATAGAAGTTTAAGATAACTTCCCTttctgattttgacctacaaGCTTAAAACTAAACTGCTATTTTTCCATCAAAATTCCAAAAAAATAGGTATTTTTCAAATTGAATGCCACCACTGGAAATAGGCAGACAATAGTTGTCATTAATTGACATCTATTAGCTTCTGGAAATTGACTTCTGTCATATTATTACAAAGAGCTTCTAAAGAAGACTGGGACAGGTGCACGAGGAACTCAAAGATACAATTTCTGATATCTATTAAATTGTTCTAAGGTTACAAAAAGGCAAAGCTACCGCTACTGAGTCAGTTTTCTAAGGCTACTGCCAGATGTATATTTTCACATCTGTGACATTTGATCAAAACCATATCTACATTAAATACTCTTAAAGACTTGTATATCTTGAAAAATATGAGGTTGCCACGACTTCATTTTCCATCTATGAAGGTTTTCAACTTCCGAATCCCTGTTATCATTTTCCCGTAATCGGCGTGTGTTCGAAGCTCTTGTCCTTCATAACCTTTTGACAGACACATTACAAGGCAGTCGATTGTCATTAGCTAATTGCTGTTGCGTCTGCTCGAACGTTCAACGTGTTTCTCTGTCCACAGGTGCTGACTCGCTTATCGAGTATTTCCAgcagttttatttttaattgttagCGTAACAATTTACGGCAGGTCAGTTTGCCCTTAAATATACATTTGCGGACAAGCTGGTTAAACACGTTAGTGAGAAAGGAATCGAAAGATAAAGTGGTAAAGCGAGGTGAGATTACTGCATGGAGCATAAGTAACGGCATAGACTCTAGAAACTCAAAGGCTCACATCTGTGGGGTACTTATATGTTTTGTAAGTTATTGAGATATTTTCATAAAAACAAAGGCTAATTTTGTTTTCGCTTTTGCTTTTATAGACGAAGTTTACAGAGGATTGCAATTTCAAGGAGCGATATCAGGAGAACAGCTACAACACTTATGCCTCGGCCACGTATAAAAGCGAGAACGGTAGCCGCGAGTGGTACGTGGCTTTGAATAAGTGTGGCAAAGTTAAAAAGGGGAATAGTCCTCGGGTGAAACCTCAACACATTTCGACACATTTCCTTCCAAGGTTCAAGCAGTCTGAAAAAGAAAAGACTttcaaaattactggaaagattccCGAGAAGAAAGCGCCACCCAAAGCTCCGAAATCTCCTCCTCCTGTAAAGGCCAGCAGGAAGTATGTGAATGTTATCAAATACAGGCCAAAATTCCGTTTTGGATAGCAGTGGGTGGACTTCACTCTTCTTATTCTCTTCGGGAGCCAGTGACTTTGGTGGGAAGCAGACGTGAAGCAGGCAGGATGACCATACTCCCCAGTGAGGCAAGCCATCCGCGAAACCCAAAGATCGCGCCCAGTACCGGCAGCGTGAAATAAAGGTCTTTCATTGTTGTAAGTAGATGCTGTATCAGCACTGGAGACGGGAAACTCAACGGGGACAATGGAAAAACTGTTTTTTTGTGGAAGAATATTTCCCGGTTTGTATTCAAACCTTAGTGGGGAAAACACGCTGGAAATATGCATTAATTTTAATTGGGAAAATGTTTTCAGTTGGTGTGTTTCTTCTAGGAAGATGTGTTCGTTTTAACAGAAAACGCAAAGG
The Hemitrygon akajei chromosome 13, sHemAka1.3, whole genome shotgun sequence genome window above contains:
- the fgf5 gene encoding fibroblast growth factor 5 yields the protein MRLHFLLLFVNHAVRFASGHVEQVVSAESLQGTANRSSSAMQSRRSLRNVYQWNRSGPRTGRLYCRVGIGFHLQIQPDGKVSGSHEANLFSILEIFAVSQGIVGIRGIFSNRFLAMSKKGKLHATTKFTEDCNFKERYQENSYNTYASATYKSENGSREWYVALNKCGKVKKGNSPRVKPQHISTHFLPRFKQSEKEKTFKITGKIPEKKAPPKAPKSPPPVKASRKYVNVIKYRPKFRFG